From Miscanthus floridulus cultivar M001 chromosome 15, ASM1932011v1, whole genome shotgun sequence, the proteins below share one genomic window:
- the LOC136509590 gene encoding uncharacterized protein → MSSASPPAPAEEEGRAPTKYVLITGGVVSGLGKGVTASSIGVVLKACGLRVTCIKIDPYLNTDAGTMSPFEHGEVFVLDDGGEVDLDLGNYERFIDVTLTRDNNITTGKIYQSVIEKERRGDYLGKTVQVVPHVTDEIKQWIQSVSSVPVDGQTRPADVCVIELGGTVGDIESMPFIEALRQLSFSLGKENFCLIHVSLVPVLGVVGEQKTKPTQHSVRELRALGLTPDLLACRSAQPLIGSVKEKLSQFCHVPVENILNIHDVPNLWHVPLILRNQKAHEAVIKQLNLARSAGPPELRDWTDMAESYDNLKNSVKVALVGKYTNLTDSYLSVVKALLHASVACSLKPSIQWIAASDLEDATAKTAPDAHAEAWETLKGSSCILIPGGFGDRGISGMILAAKYARENKVPYLGICLGMQISVIEMSRHVLGLVDADSEEFNKDTPNHVVMYMPEVSKTHMGNTMRLGCRRTFFSKPDCLTSKLYGSPPHVDERHRHRYEVNPSFVPMLESAGLHFVGCDESRKRMEIVELQDHPFYVGVQFHPEFKSRPRRPSPPFTGLIMAATKQLGTISNTSNGYVGASD, encoded by the exons ATGTCTTCGGcttcgccgccggcgccggcggaagAGGAGGGTCGTGCCCCGACCAAGTACGTGCTGATCACCGGCGGCGTCGTCAGCGGCCTCGGCAAGGGCGTCACCGCCAGCAGCATCGGCGTCGTCCTCAAGGCCTGCGGGCTTCGCGTCACCTGCATCAAGATCG ATCCATACTTGAACACAGATGCTGGCACAATGTCCCCCTTTGAGCATGGTGAGGTGTTTGTtcttgatgatggtggagag GTTGACTTGGATTTGGGGAATTATGAGCGTTTCATAGATGTTACCCTGACGAGGGATAACAACATTACCACCGGAAAGATATACCAG TCTGTCATTGAGAAGGAGAGAAGGGGTGATTATCTTGGAAAGACTGTACAG GTTGTTCCTCATGTCACGGATGAAATAAAACAGTGGATCCAGTCCGTGTCTTCAGTTCCTGTGGATGGGCAGACTCGTCCAGCTGATGTTTGTGTTATTGAATTGGGAGGCACTGTAG GTGATATTGAGTCAATGCCATTCATTGAAGCTTTGCGTCAATTATCCTTTTCTCTTG GCAAGGAGAATTTCTGCCTCATACACGTTAGCCTTGTTCCAGTATTGGGTGTAGTTGGTGAGCAG AAAACTAAACCAACACAACACAGTGTACGAGAACTGAGAGCCTTGGGTCTGACTCCTGATCTTCTAGCATGCCGGTCAGCACAG CCACTAATAGGATCTGTTAAAGAAAAGCTTTCTCAATTTTGCCATGTCCCG GTCGAGAACATACTTAACATCCATGATGTTCCAAATTTATGGCATGTCCCACTTATTCTTAGA AACCAAAAGGCTCATGAAGCTGTAATCAAACAACTAAACCTTGCTAG ATCTGCTGGACCACCTGAGTTACGAGATTGGACAGATATGGCTGAGTCGTATGACAACCTCAAGAACTCT GTTAAAGTTGCTTTGGTTGGGAAGTATACTAATCTGACAGATTCTTACCTATCAGTGGTGAAG GCTCTCTTACATGCCAGTGTTGCCTGTTCGTTAAAGCCATCTATCCAGTGGATTGCAGCTTCGGACCTTGAAGATGCAACTGCAAAAACA GCACCAgatgcccatgctgaagcctggGAAACTCTTAAA GGTTCATCATGCATTTTGATACCTGGAGGATTTGGGGATCGTGGAATCTCAGGGATGATATTGGCTGCAAAATATGCTCGTGAGAATAAAGTTCCATACCTTGGTATTTGCTTGGGCATGCAGATATCAGTGATTGAGATGTCCAGACAT GTCCTGGGCCTAGTAGATGCAGACAGTGAAGAGTTTAACAAGGATACACCAAATCATGTTGTTATGTACATGCCTGAG GTTTCAAAAACACATATGGGAAACACGATGAGGTTAGGCTGCAGGAGAACATTCTTCAGCAAACCTGATTGTCTTACATCAAAACT GTATGGAAGTCCTCCACATGTAGATGAGCGTCATCGTCATAGATACGAG gtCAATCCCTCTTTTGTTCCCATGCTTGAAAGTGCTGGTCTTCATTTTGTTGGTTGTGACGAAAGTCGAAAGCGGATGGAG ATTGTGGAGCTACAAGATCATCCCTTCTATGTAGGTGTTCAGTTCCACCCAGAGTTCAAATCAAGGCCTCGAAGACCTTCACCTCCTTTTACAG GTCTAATAATGGCGGCCACTAAACAACTGGGAACAATTTCGAATACCTCCAATGGCTACGTTGGAGCTTCTGACTAA